Below is a genomic region from Salmo trutta chromosome 19, fSalTru1.1, whole genome shotgun sequence.
aatccttTTGGctgtccgacggacgaatctggatttggcatataccaggagaacgctacctgccccaatgcatagagccaactgtaaagttttgtggaggaggaataatggtcaggggctgtttttcatagttcgggctaggccccttagttcaagtgaagggaaatcttaatgctacagcatacaaggaCATTCTAGAtggttctgtgcttccaacttaatggcaacagtttggcgaaggccctttcctgtttcagtatgacaatgcccacgtgcacaaagcgaggtccatacagaaatggtttgtcgtgatcggtgtggaaaaacttgactggcctggacagagcccttacctcaaccccatagaacacctttgggatgaattggaatgctgactgcgagccaggcctaaatcACCCAGCATCAGTGCTCGACTTCACTAATGCATTTGCGGCTGATTGGaagaaagtccccgcagcaatgttccaacatctagtggaaagccttcccagaagagtggaggctgttatagcagcaaaggcggaccaactccatgttaatgcccatgattttggaatgagatgttcgagcaggtgtccaggtgtccacatacttttagtcatgtagtgtacataatacaatacatactgtacctAATAAAATGTAAAGTACTGAAAATgcgaaatgctgaatacaaaatgcataaaaatgtctgtgtgtctcttcacagtccccgtcaTGCCATAAGGTGTTCTTTTATATGGTTTTTAATCAGGTTTTATTGCTAACTTGAGTTACCTGAGTGGCAGAAAGTTCCATTTAGCAATGACTTTATTTAATACTttgtttcccagcctctgttctggatctggggactgtgaagagacctctggttgcatggCTTGTGTGACTAGACATCCAGTCATTATGTCACAGCCCATGAGGGTCTTTCATGACACAATATGATACAGAGCTGACTAACCATGCCAGTAATCTTGTGAAAACATACATGTGCATGTACTTTTAAGGATGCTGTTATCCATATGCAAAAATAAAACACTTATAACAGCATTTTATAAGCATGTAACCTTTGAGTTGATATCCTCAAGTTACATTCATACATCGATACCACATTCACAACACTTGTACCAACTCAGGCTTATAATATTTTTAATTTACACAAAGATTATCTAAATTACATCTAGTCATTTGACCTTCCTGGCTACAGTAAATGTACAATATGTGATGCTGATATATTAGTGAGCGTTATGAGTGGTCCTGTTGTATGGGGTAGTCTATGTTCTGTTGGCTGTTATCTGTAAGTCAGTGCAGAGGCAGAGGTAGACCTGGGCTAGATACCCACAGTGTTTCCTTAAATGGGAAACTAACACGAGGAGAACCAGACCTATTGTGTTCTCTCCTCAGCATGCGCCTGATTAAGACCAGATTGGCCTGTGGTTGGTTGGTTCTGACACGCATCCAATTCCCACTCAGGGATGGAACGAGCTGTTTACTCTCTGCTATGCATACATTTGCGTATGATTTCTGACTtcactttcttttttctctcttctccAGTGAAAATCAAagagggatgttttccaatgccaaACGATTGGTCTGATTAGAAGCTGCAGGCTGGGGGGTTATTGCTGTGTTACAATGACCAGACATACAGATAAGAAAACTTAAAAGTGAAGAGCCTGACAAAATCGATTTGTTCTGTTCCAATCTGACTAAGTTAAGACATTATGAAAAAAACAAGAGTTATGTTTTTTAAGAGATCGAGTGGTAACACTGGAGGGTGGCTGACAAAGTACATGTTCCTAGCTTCTATTCCACTATTGAACTAGGCTATACTAGCTCTCAAGAACCCAAGGGGGGTATATCCAGCCCTTGAATTCTCAACTGAAGGTATGGAACACATCTGGATCAATTAACTACTATCCAGACACTCTGTTTTAACATTTATGAACTATATTAATCCTAGCCAATGATACGGTTTTGGAAATCTTTGGAACTTGAATTGAATTTATTTTTGggtaacagacatatacaacaacatgtacaatgtggacccagaggatatcacttgaaagtattaattaaaacgcttgtttccaaagtggtcctcaATGGTAAAAATGTTCATATAAGCGAGAAAGAATCTTTCAAATACAAAAGATACACTTACTGTACGCCGTTTAGCAAGGTTGAACCCAGCTGTTTTCACACACCGCTTCGACTACAACACATCCTTTCACCTTGCGCTAGCTTTTCCATTGGACCATTCCATTCCAAATTTCTGGTTGGATTGTATGTGGTTCTGGAAATATAGCCGGGAGCACCTTTACTAAACTGCGTACAGTATGTGTATCTGTTGTAAATTATATCTCGCTGGTATGAAAGTTAAATTCCAAATGTTTCCAAAACCGAGGAATATTCGCATTAAGATGGAGCATTTGGACAGCATCGGAGTGTCGGGGCATTTTCCTCACAAGGCAAAACGTGACGTGGAATATCTCCACTGTAATGGAATGGAATTAGAGTCATGAGAAGGGCTAGGCTATATTGAACTCTTGGGCTGATAGTCCCAACATGACCATGTTATCCAATCCCTGGAAAGGAAGGCCACGTATTATTGCATAGATGAAAACCTAAACATCCCTTGTCTGTCAcaaatgttgaataaaatgataTTTTAACTTACTCTACCAATTGTTCATGGGGTTGGTTCTTATATAGGGTGGAATTTGAGACTAAAGTCCCCCACGAGTTATTGCTTGTTTGTGCACATTTGACGCAAGtccaggacttttattttgacaggaggtctacaacagacccacgtttggaaagtctgtttaatttgatattttgtctcaaattccACCCTATAGAAAAACCAACCCCACAGACAATTGGTAGAGTAAGTTCAAATATGTGGATAAACAATAAGAAAGAAcgaaatgtgattgattgatgtaaAGATATTACTGTGTATATCACTAAGTATTTTGTGGAAAGAAATGCCCGTGCGATTTGAGGAAGGTAATCAACCAAGAACCAAACGGCAATGTATTGTTCCTTTTTCAACTCCGTAGCTACGTCATCATTACGCCGTGGGTACGTCATCAAAACAAGCCAGAGTCGGTCGGATCGCATTTCTAACCTTCACTTGAACAGTTAGTTACCCAATAAAGTAAGTGGATTTGCCTATTTATATCTTGACATTAAAATAGCATTACTGTTAAGTTCAATGTTGAGGTTGCTGTTTTGCTTGTATGCTTTTTTTTTATTCATGCCAACGCGAAGTCAGATGATCAAGAAATGCTAACGTTAACTGgcaagctaacgttagtttgCCGTCCGTCCAATCTATCTGGTGGTGTCATATCACAGTTtgcatttaactaggcaagtcacttaagaaacaattattatttacaatgacggcctaacccggacgacgctgggccaattgtgcgccgccctatgggactcccaatcacggttgtgatacagcctggaaccagggtctgtagtgacgcctctagcactgagatgcagtgcccttGACCATTTCGCCACCCAGCAGCCAAAGTCTTTCATCATATACTTTAAATGGGTACAAGGCTTATCAGTTAAACAACCCTAGTGCAACTTTGTCATCCTATTTAGCCTGTCTGTGTGTAATGTGTTCTAGGAATTTGTAAGCCTTAGCAGGATGTCTGTAAAACAGGCTTCAGTCCATGCTAAATGGATCATCGGCAGAGTGATCGGGACCAAGATGCAGAAGACCGCAAAAGTTAGAGTCACCAGACTGGTTCTGGACCCGTACCTGCTCAAGGTAAACACAGACAGGGTCAGCCCAGTGTCACAGGTGGGATCTCccacaggagaaaaaaaaaaacatcttgaCCATTAGACCGAGAGGGACACTGATTTTGAAGATGCTGGCAGGGCTACCTCATCACGAGACAATGAGCCTGACTCATGTCCACTACATTAGTACCCCTGGGCCAGTCCAGCACGTTCACTTAATAGGTGCATCTCTAAGGAGGCAACCTCTCCTCGTCGGCTTTACGTCATCTGCACAGATGTAAAATAATAACTAGACAGATACCAACAGATTTATATAGAAAATTCTCTTGCTTTGATTATTTCTCAGTCAATGTTATAGCTTATTTTTATTCAGGGCACTGTAACATCTACCATCCCTAGTTGTCCAACAACTGTACCAGTCCTCACTCCTcattctcacctctctctctctcttacagtaCTACAACAAGAGAAAGACCTACTTCGCCCACGATGCCTTGCAGCAGTGCACCGTGGGAGATATAGTCCTTCTGAAGGCCCTTGCTGAGCGCAGGTCGAGACATGTGAAACATGAACTGGCAGAGATAGTGCACAAGGTGGGCAACGTGGTGGACCCCCTGACAGGGAAGAGGGTGGCGGGGAGCGAGTTTCTAGAGTGCCTCACTGACCCCCCACACAGTCTGGAGCAGGAGTGTACGACGCTAACAGAGAAATTACAGGAACTCAACATCTCTGCTGCTGCCTCTTCAGGTGCAACCTTGGTCTCGTTATCCACAACCACACCTTGACTTTGCATCATTATTTGATTGGGGTGATTTGTATTTTGTATatctacgtttttttttttttcaaactcaaAGTGCTTGATGGTGTATGGGGATGTAACTAATCACCAATTCCACCTGCTGTTATttgatgtttttgtttgtcatTGATTATGTTGTCTTGGTTTATATGCAATTCTGCAATCAAGTCTAAAATGTTTCCATATTTAAATCCAAGGTGAATTCAATCGATTTTTTTGGGGTGTTGCATAGTTCAGCTGTTTTGAATTCCGGTTGTGTAAATCTATCAACCACATCCAATGCCATACAATTATATTTTATCATCAAATAAAAAGACCTCAATGGAAAAATAGTAATTTCCCCCTGCATTTGTTCCCCCACATAAGCCTACATTAAGTTGTTGATACAAACTTTTGCCTCATTCATTTGGATTTATGTTGATCAGAGGCATGCATTTAATTCTTATTTTGATAAAAGATCATTCAGATGACTTCACGTTGACACATGCAATAATTTCTTGTCATAGCATCCTGTGGTCACTTTTTCAGATTTTTAGGTATTGATGAATGTGGCCTTACCGCCATCTAGTGGAAACAGTTGATATTCTATTTTGTATGACCTGGAGCGTTATAGCACAGAGTTTCTACACCCAGAAACGAAACTTCCGCGAACGCTTGCGACCGAACTGACCGTGGTTTGGAGTTCGAGAAGTCAATGGGAAGTCAATCAtcttccttagttgttcattttgCACACTAGTTTTGCCGaaatctaaaagcacaaccaagaGTCGAGGAAATATCTTAAGCAGTCGAACTTATTTCTCCAACCTCGTAAAAGTGACAAACCGTTTTAATTTTCGTCAAAAAgaactttatatcgaaggagtgccgTTGACGGACTACACATGCTCAGTTCTGCGTAAGAGACCGTTAAACGCGATTAGGTGCTTCTACGCAAGAGTTTAGCTGGCATCGCCTACAagcagtggcgacccatcattcagagccccacctgttttgagcgcCACATTTTTAgcatttttaaaaatatttttttggggtgAGGGGcttcctgttttgcatgttattttggcattaacatGTGTCACATATCAGATTACACCATCCAaataaagtcgcacactccatgtataatctcagcaatttaatgggtatttaccaacgtttcggcatcactgtgccttcttcagggtaatgtcattaatacttgaaccaggttatgtagacacacagtgcaattagtgtaacCAATGACAGTGGTGAAGGGTGTATCATAATAAtgaagttaattaaaatgaattagtgaaactgttaaaaaatagtAATTGGCATATTAAATATACTATGCtattatcatatagaaacataatggaatattgtacatcatattagcgtcaacatacattattgtttcattcaatttcacataattttgtatttcatttttgttACATGTAATATTGGTTCAACCTTAATATATAATGAACATCATCAACGGGGGGAACATATTAGGTGTACGCTAATAAGCTGTAAAAATAATTTTTCAATTTACAAGACTTGTTCATAAAGGAAAAAGTGTTCATAAGAAGagcctgagatcaaagtcaatattcagaccactagggatcaatgtttttagataggatatccagtaagcctgcctttgtagtagtaggatctctGTTTGTCCTACATAGGCTTCtccacatgaacaggtgatgagatagaGTACTCCCTTGGTCTTGCATGAGATGATACCCCTCACAGAGATCTTTCGacctgtatgtgggtgtctgaGTGGACTCAGGGGGCATGTCAGATCTAACCAAACTATCTCCAATATTGCGACCATTtatatagaccaccagtgggggttccttgaagaggtgtgcaattttttttgtttcattttctccGAACCCTTGGTGTACTTAGTACAATAGACGGTTgcgttgtttttcttctttggttgttaggagtgtgtaacggaggcgaagtcaggtgcaggagagcagagtgtagtgaaccTGCGCACTTTTTATTCCGGTCAAATGACTGCacaaaaattacaaaaatgtgcTCAAAATACGGAACATAGACAAAAAGTAATGCGCGTAACAATATCCACAATATCAAAATACATGTAACCCAAACAatcctacacaaagacatgatggggaacagaggaataaatacatatgaattgattggggaatgaaaaccaggtgtgcagggaacaagacaaaacaaatggatacatgaaaaatggagcagcgatggctagaaagccagtgacgtcgaccgccgaatgccgcccgaacaaggagaggagccgacttcggcggaagtcgtgacattggtTGAGTTTTTAGTAATTCCGCTCTTGGTTTTTAGtttgccgttagtcagcacctccacacaagcTATTTTTCTGGGTGTGCCCCAGCTCATGTTTATTTATCTTGTTTTTTTACATATCAGATTACAAACAGTgtaaaaaaaacataacattgagttaataaagccgcatacaaacatggtcttttttttgttttctagAGTAAGgaagctccaaaatgcaggtgtttcagcctagctcagtgctgctttctgtggtggtggggcaagccggcagaaaatacggagcgttgcgccgtgattgactcagtgttctgtcactcatgtggACACTATGTCACgtccaagtctaagggtagagctagaaaatgcAAGCCCTAGAGTTACATtagctgccatagagttacattagaagtgtccatccaagaaggctcaaggtcattggccacagataaaattacgtcaaatcacgtatCTACAGTAGCATTATATCtacatactttcaaaatcttagctagcagtcatcatgaatcaagtcgacaatctactggcaaatcctttttaatccctgtcatatgaagagaaataacgaagagaaattataaacaaaatgtatcggtgctcattggccattggacataaacattacacaacaagttggaaatcgcaaattcaacaatgagtggtttggaaggaatcagtggctaactgcaagcattgcaaagcaatcattagcctgctattcattggagtggctgtgtgtaccacgtctaagattaagggtctcttttcctaagtttctgtcagctgaatgagcgacaccggttgagcattcctacagcatttccatcaagaagccatgagaaagttgtccggctgcggggactgtgcgaggggatttatactactatctatACTTACTGGTGgtacagacgctgtttcatcctttcctacactgaaatgacccttgcctaacaattgcgtctgaagctgggcctGCAGCTCAGCTATCCTCGCCTTAAggtgatcgttctcctgtatattatgagtacagcgagtgcaattagaaggcatcatgttaatgttactacttagcttcggctggtggaggtcctgatgaaccatgtccagataaagcgtccggagtgaaaaaattgaatgaaaaaaagttgagcgagggaaaaactaaaaatataaacggtaattaaaaagtaaaaaacgtAAAGTTGTCaggccttctctggtctctactcctcccgttacggggtctgagacgccgaagcctcccaccattagctctgccaaattgaaaaccctagtcattggcgactccattacccgtagtattagacttaaaacgaatcatccagcgatcatacactgtttaccagggggcagagctactgacgttaaggctaatctgaagatggtgctggctaaagctaaaactggcgagtgtagagagtatagggatattgttatccacgtcg
It encodes:
- the mrps17 gene encoding small ribosomal subunit protein uS17m: MSVKQASVHAKWIIGRVIGTKMQKTAKVRVTRLVLDPYLLKYYNKRKTYFAHDALQQCTVGDIVLLKALAERRSRHVKHELAEIVHKVGNVVDPLTGKRVAGSEFLECLTDPPHSLEQECTTLTEKLQELNISAAASSGATLVSLSTTTP